The following proteins are co-located in the Phaeodactylum tricornutum CCAP 1055/1 chromosome 2, whole genome shotgun sequence genome:
- a CDS encoding predicted protein has product MVFLNGQYDQGDWWQSFALAAVTLGLLFIFLTKGRSEGKDGKQYPPYAPAGLWETALSVSGSQAPSFMIQMARELNCSVFRMRLPIFGTPMVVAVGEPLLTKAVLTDSGSIKPAVIYKAFHNVTKGPNIFSETNLVLWKHARRGVSPAFSTQHVQRMNSICAQQTERWIKERLVPAIENETAFDIAQAMRDLTVSVLCEAAFEYDPTEEDMRTFLFETETAMREFSFKQSANPMRQWFAWVLPEVRRARLATDRMQAFGFKVMNHYRSLKHHETEDTVIGRIMNNDKYKNDAARAADILTLLVAGHDTTGYSLAWILLNLAQHPHEQTILREELQTMPKEERAQCQAVRNVIQEGMRISPVAAVSSVREIAKDIVSPSDPTIILPKGSIVFLPQILACRNPDVFDAPDEFLPSRWNNPSELQRTAVIPFILGSRNCVGQRLAIAEIHSVIARLCTDFEFFVEDEGTSEYFLTYKPVGALLKARRVQK; this is encoded by the coding sequence ATGGTGTTTCTTAATGGACAGTATGATCAAGGTGATTGGTGGCAATCATTCGCTCTGGCCGCGGTGACTCTCGGGCTTCTTTTTATCTTCTTGACTAAAGGCCGTTCCGAAGGAAAAGACGGCAAACAGTATCCTCCCTACGCCCCGGCGGGCTTATGGGAAACTGCTCTATCCGTGAGTGGCTCCCAAGCACCCTCCTTCATGATACAAATGGCAAGAGAATTAAACTGTAGCGTCTTTCGGATGCGCCTTCCTATTTTTGGGACTCCCATGGTCGTGGCAGTCGGAGAGCCACTCCTTACCAAAGCTGTTCTAACTGACTCTGGTAGTATCAAGCCAGCCGTCATCTACAAGGCCTTTCACAATGTTACTAAGGGACCCAACATCTTTAGTGAGACAAATCTTGTTTTGTGGAAGCATGCTCGAAGAGGGGTATCGCCAGCGTTTTCGACCCAGCATGTTCAACGCATGAATTCCATTTGCGCTCAACAAACGGAGCGATGGATAAAGGAGCGCCTCGTCCCAGCCATTGAAAATGAAACAGCCTTTGATATTGCACAGGCGATGCGTGATCTTACTGTTTCTGTTCTCTGCGAGGCAGCCTTTGAGTATGACCCAACAGAAGAAGACATGAGGACGTTTCTGTTCGAAACCGAGACTGCTATGCGAGAATTTTCTTTCAAACAGTCTGCCAATCCAATGAGACAGTGGTTTGCATGGGTGCTACCTGAAGTCAGACGAGCACGGTTGGCGACGGATCGAATGCAAGCATTCGGATTCAAGGTCATGAATCACTACCGTAGTCTTAAACACCATGAAACCGAAGATACTGTTATCGGTCGGATCATGAATAACGACAAGTACAAGAACGACGCTGCCAGGGCGGCGGACATCTTGACACTTTTAGTGGCAGGTCACGACACAACTGGGTACTCACTGGCTTGGATTCTATTGAACCTAGCTCAGCACCCACACGAGCAGACAATTCTTCGAGAAGAGCTTCAAACGATGCCTAAAGAAGAGCGGGCACAGTGTCAGGCGGTCCGGAATGTTATCCAGGAGGGTATGAGAATTTCTCCAGTTGCGGCAGTGAGCTCCGTTCGCGAAATTGCAAAAGACATTGTTTCCCCTTCGGATCCTACAATTATACTCCCAAAAGGTTCTATCGtttttcttccgcaaatCTTAGCCTGTCGCAACCCTGATGTCTTCGACGCCCCGGACGAGTTCCTGCCTTCTCGATGGAACAATCCCAGCGAGCTACAGCGTACTGCAGTCATCCCCTTCATCCTTGGTTCCCGGAACTGCGTCGGTCAGCGTCTCGCTATTGCAGAAATCCACTCTGTCATTGCAAGGTTGTGTACCGATTTTGAGTTTTTTGTCGAAGATGAAGGAACCTCTGAATACTTTTTGACGTACAAGCCTGTTGGAGCTTTGCTAAAGGCCAGGCGTGTACAAAAGTAA
- a CDS encoding predicted protein produces MILYVDEASNLDPWWQTTALAIVVLGIAYAFTRRRSFQRKDGKQYPPYAPIGLLRTILSMSGPRAPSFMLEMSRLLKCSVFRVRLPIPGTPMVVAVGEPILTKLILTESRMKPASVYKPFESVTKGPSIFTETDETTWKHARKGVAPAFSSQHIRRMNTICAAHTERWIQERLVPSIANNAVLDIATEMVDLTVTVICESAFEYNPSKEEMTMFLSELDLALREFSFKQSANPLRKFFNGVLPSARRAKVASDRLQRFVFKVMDHYRSLKHHETEDTVIGRIMNNDKYKNDEARAADLLTFLVAGHDTTGYSLAWILLHLAQHPHEQKILREKLQATPREEWAQSAGLRSVVQEGMRLSPVAAMGSVRQLAEDIVSPTDPTIVLPKGAIVFLPQILACRNPDVFDSPDEFQPSRWDEPSELQRAAIIPFSLGPRNCVGQRLAVAELHSVIASVCAKYTFTVEDEGTSDYFLTYKPVGALLKATHVPNQ; encoded by the coding sequence ATGATCCTCTATGTTGACGAAGCGAGCAACTTAGATCCTTGGTGGCAAACTACCGCCTTGGCAATTGTTGTCCTAGGAATCGCGTACGCCTTCACGAGGAGGCGTTCTTTTCAACGAAAAGATGGAAAGCAGTATCCACCTTACGCTCCGATTGGTTTGTTGCGGACAATACTATCGATGAGTGGCCCCAGAGCACCATCCTTTATGTTAGAAATGTCAAGATTGCTGAAGTGTAGTGTCTTTCGCGTTCGGCTACCTATCCCAGGAACCCCAATGGTAGTGGCCGTCGGTGAGCCGATCTTGACCAAATTGATTTTGACAGAGAGTAGAATGAAACCAGCCTCCGTCTACAAGCCCTTTGAATCAGTTACAAAGGGCCCTTCGATTTTCACCGAAACTGACGAAACAACGTGGAAACACGCTCGCAAAGGCGTGGCCCCAGCGTTTTCGTCACAGCACATACGGCGTATGAACACAATTTGCGCGGCACACACAGAGCGATGGATTCAAGAGCGCCTAGTCCCATCCATAGCTAACAACGCAGTCTTAGATATCGCAACCGAAATGGTCGACTTAACTGTTACCGTCATCTGTGAGTCGGCATTTGAGTACAATccatcgaaagaagaaatgacgATGTTTTTGAGCGAACTCGATCTAGCTCTGCGAGAATTTTCATTCAAGCAATCTGCCAATCCGCTTCGGAAGTTTTTCAACGGGGTATTGCCGAGCGCAAGGCGAGCCAAGGTGGCATCAGATCGGTTACAAAGGTTTGTGTTTAAGGTCATGGATCACTACCGTAGTCTCAAGCACCATGAAACTGAAGATACCGTGATCGGGCGGATAATGAACAACGACAAGTACAAGAACGACGAGGCCCGAGCGGCGGACCTCTTAACTTTTCTGGTGGCAGGACATGATACAACCGGATACTCTCTGGCGTGGATCCTTCTACACCTAGCTCAGCACCCGCACGAGCAAAAAATTCTTCGAGAGAAGCTTCAAGCAACACCTCGCGAAGAGTGGGCTCAGTCAGCGGGACTCCGGAGCGTTGTCCAGGAGGGCATGCGGCTTTCTCCGGTTGCGGCAATGGGATCCGTCCGGCAACTCGCGGAAGATATCGTTTCACCAACAGATCCTACGATTGTACTCCCAAAAGGCGCGATCGTGTTCCTTCCGCAAATCTTGGCATGTCGCAACCCTGATGTGTTTGACTCACCAGATGAGTTCCAACCTTCCCGATGGGATGAGCCCAGCGAGTTGCAGCGCGCCGCAAtcattcctttttctcttggTCCCCGGAACTGTGTCGGGCAGCGCTTAGCCGTTGCAGAGCTTCACTCTGTCATTGCTAGTGTGTGTGCCAAGTACACGTTTACTGTCGAAGATGAAGGGACGTCCGATTACTTTTTAACGTACAAGCCCGTCGGCGCTTTGCTAAAGGCAACGCATGTTCCCAACCAGTAG